The Methanosphaera sp. BMS genome contains a region encoding:
- a CDS encoding HEAT repeat domain-containing protein — MSDFDTLKENLNDDDYEVRKQTCIELEQYPDEAIDLLIETFSDENPHVRFQAAKSLANIGADSIKPLIAALNTDNPQIQKYVILSLKDIGDDTVATELIDALKSDDFAIRKFSAKALGEMEVADAVDPLIELLTDEDWGVRTSATKALGDIKDKKAIDPIKKARRAATGDKEFKKVANKALKKIDPKPKKKKAKK, encoded by the coding sequence ATGAGCGATTTTGATACATTAAAAGAAAATTTGAATGATGACGATTATGAAGTTAGAAAACAAACGTGTATTGAATTAGAACAATACCCTGATGAAGCGATAGATTTATTGATAGAAACATTTTCTGATGAAAATCCTCATGTCAGGTTTCAAGCAGCCAAATCATTAGCCAATATAGGTGCTGATTCTATTAAACCATTAATAGCCGCATTAAACACTGACAACCCTCAAATACAAAAATACGTAATATTATCATTAAAGGATATTGGGGACGATACCGTTGCAACAGAGTTAATCGATGCATTAAAATCAGATGACTTTGCTATAAGGAAATTTTCAGCCAAAGCATTGGGTGAAATGGAAGTTGCCGATGCTGTGGATCCGTTAATCGAATTATTGACTGATGAGGATTGGGGAGTTAGAACATCAGCTACAAAAGCGTTAGGGGATATCAAAGATAAAAAAGCAATAGACCCAATCAAAAAAGCAAGACGAGCAGCAACAGGGGATAAGGAATTCAAAAAAGTAGCAAATAAGGCACTTAAAAAAATAGATCCTAAACCTAAAAAGAAAAAAGCTAAAAAATAA
- a CDS encoding AraC family transcriptional regulator, with amino-acid sequence MNDDKYKIERNVLKQYSPYTNCYYDEKGVKHVCINVPAKFKFHMMEYELLPGIIAYFNMCDFIQRYTNKDPVFKLKNTEELSVFNYMVSGQAQIGVDENKYIPIKENDIFIHTKPTENSLYSFYGKTSFIHIVIIESEIYKHKETYTIEYYKLINKLFLLSKKEENIIFKSENHIKEILEDLKKHTFKDEISQKVYYQIKIIEIITYLYELNIGEIKNDYKTYTDAQIRVVRKIKNHLSRDIASYISLEVLSNSYGINLTTLKNCFRDMYGKPLYTWYREYKFLRAKELIKNTDYPISKIANMIGYKSSSKFTKAFKKEMGVLPSSYRKKKK; translated from the coding sequence ATGAATGATGATAAATATAAAATAGAAAGGAATGTCCTAAAACAATATTCTCCTTATACTAACTGTTATTATGATGAAAAAGGTGTTAAACATGTTTGTATAAACGTTCCAGCCAAATTTAAATTCCATATGATGGAATATGAATTATTACCCGGAATTATAGCATATTTCAACATGTGTGACTTCATACAACGATATACAAATAAAGATCCAGTTTTTAAATTAAAAAATACTGAAGAGTTATCTGTATTTAATTACATGGTCAGTGGACAAGCACAAATAGGTGTAGATGAGAATAAATATATCCCAATAAAAGAAAATGACATATTTATTCATACAAAACCAACAGAAAATTCATTATACAGTTTTTATGGAAAAACAAGCTTTATACATATAGTAATCATAGAAAGCGAGATTTACAAGCATAAAGAAACATACACTATAGAATATTACAAATTAATAAACAAACTATTCTTGTTAAGTAAAAAAGAAGAAAATATCATATTTAAATCAGAAAATCATATTAAAGAAATCCTTGAAGACTTGAAAAAACATACTTTCAAAGATGAGATTTCACAAAAAGTCTACTACCAGATAAAGATTATTGAGATAATTACTTATTTATATGAATTGAATATCGGTGAGATTAAAAACGACTATAAAACATATACCGACGCACAGATACGTGTTGTTAGAAAGATTAAAAATCACCTGTCAAGGGATATTGCCAGTTATATCTCATTGGAAGTGTTGTCCAACAGTTATGGTATCAATCTAACAACCCTGAAGAATTGTTTTAGAGACATGTACGGTAAACCGTTGTACACATGGTATAGGGAATATAAATTTTTAAGGGCCAAAGAGTTAATTAAAAATACTGATTATCCCATATCCAAAATAGCCAATATGATAGGATACAAAAGTAGCAGTAAATTTACAAAAGCTTTTAAAAAGGAAATGGGAGTTTTACCTTCCAGTTATCGTAAAAAAAAGAAATAA